From Nitratidesulfovibrio vulgaris str. Hildenborough, a single genomic window includes:
- a CDS encoding HAMP domain-containing methyl-accepting chemotaxis protein, with product MTLARKLIVGFGAVLLLLVIMGGVSFNALSEAVDGFSDYRRMARGSNLAGDIVEHVLLMRVNAVSFHANGEETAAKGFDKSRQDLDATLTKAAETIKNPERARHVKEARDAFTQYAQAFEAMHKVQVEGERQNGIMFDLGPKMQQVVQRMREAAARDVDPSLREKVSDIARLLTETRLMTARFMVVRTPETYAAGKAGVPGIESVLGQLQAAGGPGLREGAHELAQLFRQYMGAYEVMGPAMLKAGDLFDGALATHGPAIAASALAVRESYLQEQNALGPKVQAANDMARMVVGVLVVVALLVGIGTAWFLIRSVLAQLGADPAELAGVARRIADGDLTVPFAGEQQRGVYADMKLMAGNLASVIGEVRGGAENVAAGSEQLSASAESLSQGATEQAASIEEISASMEEMTANIRQNMENARQTETIAVQAAVDAESGGKAVTETVVAMRDIADKISIIEEIARQTNLLALNAAIEAARAGEHGKGFAVVAAEVRKLAERSGAAAAEISDLSASSTAVAERAGEMLTKMVPGIRRTAELVQEIAAASNEQNAGAEQVNKAIAQLDQVIQQNASASEEMASTSEELSSQAEQLQVSVGRFKVSDTDAPARRRPAPARSGAVAHQPARPASGRKGAGAVSLDLDGDDDSDFERY from the coding sequence ATGACGCTTGCCAGAAAGCTAATCGTCGGCTTCGGTGCAGTGCTGTTGCTGCTTGTGATCATGGGTGGCGTGTCGTTCAATGCGTTGTCGGAAGCGGTAGACGGCTTCTCGGACTACCGGCGCATGGCACGGGGCAGCAACCTTGCCGGTGACATCGTCGAACATGTGTTGCTGATGCGCGTGAATGCCGTTTCGTTCCATGCCAATGGTGAGGAAACGGCGGCCAAGGGGTTCGACAAATCGCGGCAGGACCTTGACGCCACGCTGACCAAGGCTGCCGAGACCATCAAGAATCCTGAACGCGCACGCCACGTGAAAGAGGCCCGGGACGCGTTCACCCAGTACGCGCAAGCGTTCGAGGCCATGCACAAGGTACAGGTCGAAGGCGAGCGTCAGAACGGCATCATGTTCGACCTTGGGCCGAAGATGCAGCAGGTGGTGCAGCGCATGCGCGAAGCCGCTGCACGCGATGTCGACCCTTCCCTGCGGGAGAAGGTCTCTGATATTGCCAGACTTCTCACCGAGACACGGCTCATGACGGCCCGTTTCATGGTCGTGCGCACACCGGAGACCTATGCCGCCGGCAAGGCGGGCGTTCCTGGGATCGAGTCCGTGCTTGGTCAGCTTCAGGCCGCAGGGGGACCCGGTCTGCGTGAAGGTGCGCACGAACTGGCGCAGCTGTTCCGTCAGTACATGGGAGCCTATGAAGTCATGGGCCCTGCCATGCTCAAGGCGGGAGACCTGTTCGACGGCGCACTGGCGACGCACGGGCCCGCCATCGCGGCATCGGCACTGGCCGTGCGCGAGTCGTATCTGCAGGAACAGAACGCCCTCGGGCCCAAGGTGCAGGCTGCCAACGACATGGCACGCATGGTCGTGGGCGTCCTCGTCGTCGTGGCCTTGCTGGTGGGCATCGGCACTGCATGGTTCCTCATCCGTTCGGTGCTGGCGCAGTTGGGGGCCGACCCTGCTGAACTTGCCGGAGTGGCCCGCCGCATCGCCGATGGCGACCTCACGGTGCCGTTCGCGGGTGAGCAGCAACGAGGGGTCTACGCCGACATGAAGCTCATGGCGGGCAACCTCGCCTCGGTCATCGGCGAAGTGCGTGGAGGTGCAGAGAACGTCGCCGCAGGTAGCGAACAGCTGTCCGCCTCGGCGGAGAGTCTCTCGCAGGGGGCAACGGAACAGGCGGCCTCCATCGAGGAGATATCGGCCTCCATGGAAGAGATGACGGCCAACATCCGCCAGAACATGGAGAACGCCCGCCAGACCGAGACCATCGCCGTGCAGGCTGCCGTGGACGCCGAGTCGGGCGGCAAGGCCGTGACCGAGACGGTGGTGGCCATGCGCGACATCGCCGACAAGATATCCATCATCGAGGAGATTGCCCGTCAGACCAACCTGCTGGCCCTCAACGCCGCCATCGAGGCTGCGCGTGCCGGTGAGCACGGCAAGGGCTTTGCCGTTGTCGCAGCCGAAGTCCGCAAGCTGGCGGAACGCAGCGGTGCTGCCGCTGCCGAGATAAGCGACCTTTCGGCTTCCAGTACCGCCGTTGCCGAACGCGCGGGCGAGATGCTCACCAAGATGGTGCCCGGCATCCGTCGCACGGCCGAACTTGTGCAGGAGATTGCCGCAGCCAGCAACGAGCAGAACGCCGGGGCCGAACAGGTGAACAAGGCCATCGCCCAGCTTGATCAGGTCATCCAGCAGAATGCTTCGGCGTCGGAGGAGATGGCTTCGACATCAGAGGAACTCTCCAGTCAGGCCGAGCAGCTGCAAGTGAGTGTGGGCCGTTTCAAGGTCTCCGATACGGATGCCCCGGCACGGCGCAGACCCGCTCCGGCACGCTCGGGGGCGGTCGCCCACCAGCCGGCCAGACCTGCGTCGGGGCGAAAGGGCGCAGGCGCTGTTTCGCTCGACCTTGACGGGGATGACGACAGTGATTTCGAACGGTACTGA
- a CDS encoding chemotaxis protein CheW, producing the protein MSETGQYLTFTLGGEVFALDIGTVREVLELTTVTRIPRTPEFMRGVINLRGRAVPVLELRRKFQMPVAADTVNTCIIIVEALLDDEPAIIGALVDSVREVVEIPATSIEAAPRLGTAIRQDFIRGMGRQHEGFVIILDGNRIFSVDELTAAGEAAVLDAAPSSSAMPVEVQTG; encoded by the coding sequence ATGAGCGAGACGGGTCAGTATCTCACCTTCACCCTTGGGGGAGAGGTCTTCGCCCTCGATATAGGCACGGTGCGCGAAGTGCTCGAACTCACCACCGTGACGCGCATACCACGTACACCGGAGTTCATGCGCGGGGTCATCAACCTGCGAGGCCGGGCCGTGCCGGTGCTGGAGTTGCGCCGCAAGTTCCAGATGCCCGTGGCTGCCGACACGGTGAACACGTGCATCATCATCGTCGAGGCACTTCTTGACGACGAACCCGCCATCATCGGTGCGCTGGTCGATTCCGTGCGCGAGGTCGTCGAGATTCCGGCGACGTCCATCGAGGCGGCACCGCGCCTCGGCACGGCAATCCGGCAGGACTTCATCAGGGGCATGGGGCGGCAGCATGAGGGGTTTGTCATCATCCTCGACGGCAACCGCATCTTCTCGGTCGATGAACTCACGGCAGCCGGAGAGGCCGCCGTACTCGACGCCGCACCGTCTTCGTCCGCGATGCCGGTGGAGGTGCAGACCGGGTGA